A genomic segment from Nitrospira sp. encodes:
- a CDS encoding Phosphoglucosamine mutase yields the protein MRKLFGTDGVRGVANLEPMTSETAMQLGRAAAHIFMRRAGRHQVVIGKDTRLSGYMLESALISGICSMGVDVLLVGPMPTPAIAFLTRSLRADAGVVISASHNPYQDNGIKFFSNQGFKLPDEVEARIEQLIISDEIKHLRPTADAIGKAYRIDDAEGRYIEFVKRSLPKELDFQGIKLVVDCANGAAYKVAPAVFRELGAVIEVIGNKPDGMNINDGCGAVHPERLQEAVHRYGADLGVALDGDADRAIFVCEQGKIVDGDHVMAALSLDLQAQGQLAKKTVVGTVMSNFGLELAMNKAGVRLLRTPVGDRYLMERMLADGYNFGGEQSGHFIFLDHNTTGDGLISALQILSLIKRTGKPLSDLAKAMTAVPQVLLNVRVKHKPDLDQIPDIQQAIKRAETTLNGSGRVLVRYSGTESLLRIMVEGERDATIREVADHLAEIVRARIG from the coding sequence ATGCGTAAATTATTCGGAACGGACGGGGTACGCGGCGTGGCGAACCTCGAACCGATGACCAGCGAAACGGCGATGCAGCTGGGGCGCGCCGCCGCCCATATCTTCATGCGGCGCGCCGGCCGGCACCAGGTCGTCATCGGCAAGGACACGCGTCTATCGGGCTACATGCTGGAGTCGGCCTTGATCTCGGGCATCTGTTCCATGGGCGTGGATGTGTTGCTGGTCGGCCCCATGCCGACTCCGGCCATTGCGTTCCTGACGCGCAGCTTGAGAGCGGATGCCGGTGTCGTCATTTCGGCCTCGCACAATCCCTACCAAGACAACGGCATCAAATTTTTCTCCAACCAAGGATTCAAGTTGCCCGACGAAGTCGAGGCCCGCATCGAACAACTGATCATCTCCGACGAAATCAAACACCTTCGCCCGACGGCCGATGCGATCGGAAAGGCCTATCGCATCGACGATGCCGAGGGACGCTACATCGAATTCGTCAAACGTTCGCTGCCCAAGGAACTCGATTTTCAAGGCATCAAGCTGGTCGTGGACTGCGCCAACGGTGCGGCCTACAAAGTAGCGCCGGCCGTGTTTCGTGAACTCGGTGCCGTGATAGAAGTCATCGGCAACAAGCCCGACGGTATGAACATCAACGACGGGTGCGGGGCCGTGCATCCGGAACGATTGCAGGAGGCGGTCCATCGGTACGGAGCCGACCTCGGCGTGGCGTTGGACGGTGACGCCGATCGTGCCATTTTCGTGTGCGAGCAAGGCAAGATCGTCGACGGCGACCATGTCATGGCGGCGCTGAGCCTTGATCTCCAGGCTCAAGGCCAGTTGGCGAAGAAGACCGTCGTGGGTACCGTCATGAGCAACTTCGGGTTGGAACTCGCCATGAATAAGGCCGGCGTTCGACTGCTGCGCACCCCTGTGGGAGACCGGTACTTGATGGAGCGCATGCTTGCCGACGGGTACAACTTCGGCGGAGAGCAATCCGGTCACTTCATCTTCCTTGACCATAACACCACGGGCGACGGATTGATTTCGGCCCTGCAGATCCTCTCGCTCATCAAACGCACCGGTAAACCCCTTTCCGACCTTGCGAAGGCGATGACCGCGGTTCCCCAGGTCCTCTTGAACGTGCGGGTGAAACACAAACCGGACCTGGATCAAATTCCCGATATTCAGCAGGCGATCAAGAGGGCGGAGACGACGCTCAACGGCAGCGGTCGGGTGTTGGTGCGTTATTCCGGCACCGAGTCCTTACTTCGGATCATGGTCGAAGGCGAACGTGATGCCACGATCCGTGAAGTGGCGGATCACCTCGCCGAGATCGTTCGCGCCCGTATCGGGTAG
- a CDS encoding FMN adenylyltransferase / Riboflavin kinase → MKISRGFTSTTLRPYAVVTIGNFDGHHQGHRTLLSLVVEMARREAGTALVLTFDPHPVKILAPQVDLRFLTTPEEKLACFEAAGIDEVVFLEFTPTFAGLSPAQFATQVLCDGIGTRELFVGEHFAFGKGRAGRIADLVEFGGRLGFRVHPMSPLTIEGEVVSSTRIRQMVQAGDLQKACRFLGRPYSISGTVIPGARRGTELGWPTANLHLPTDRVIPPDGVYSAQTLWKGTCLDSVVYIGRRPTFGAGERLLEVSILDERLDLYGQSIQVQLIGFVREDRVFASADELTRQIALDVKAARAHLREAAHSPLSATLPR, encoded by the coding sequence ATGAAGATCTCTCGTGGTTTCACCTCGACGACGCTCAGACCCTACGCGGTGGTGACCATCGGTAATTTCGACGGGCACCACCAAGGCCATCGGACGCTGTTGAGCCTGGTGGTGGAGATGGCCCGCCGGGAAGCCGGAACGGCGCTGGTCCTGACCTTCGATCCGCATCCCGTCAAGATTCTCGCTCCGCAGGTAGATCTCCGGTTTCTGACGACGCCGGAAGAGAAGCTAGCCTGCTTCGAAGCCGCCGGCATCGACGAGGTGGTCTTCCTTGAGTTTACTCCGACCTTCGCCGGGTTGAGTCCGGCGCAGTTCGCGACACAGGTGCTGTGTGACGGCATCGGCACGCGAGAGTTATTCGTCGGAGAGCACTTTGCGTTCGGCAAGGGCCGTGCCGGCCGCATTGCGGACCTTGTCGAATTCGGCGGCCGACTCGGGTTCCGTGTCCATCCCATGTCGCCCTTGACCATCGAGGGCGAGGTGGTGAGTTCCACGCGCATCCGTCAGATGGTCCAGGCGGGCGATTTGCAGAAGGCCTGTCGGTTTCTTGGACGACCCTACAGCATCAGCGGGACCGTCATTCCGGGGGCCCGACGTGGGACCGAACTCGGTTGGCCGACCGCCAATCTCCATCTTCCGACAGACCGCGTGATTCCACCGGACGGTGTCTATTCCGCACAGACTCTGTGGAAAGGCACATGCCTGGACTCTGTGGTCTACATCGGCCGCAGGCCGACGTTCGGTGCGGGCGAGCGTTTGTTGGAAGTGTCGATCCTCGACGAGCGGCTTGATCTCTACGGCCAATCGATTCAGGTGCAGCTCATCGGCTTTGTTCGCGAGGATAGAGTCTTTGCCTCGGCGGATGAGCTGACCCGTCAGATCGCGTTGGATGTGAAAGCGGCTCGTGCCCACCTTCGTGAGGCGGCGCACAGCCCCCTCTCGGCCACGCTGCCGCGGTGA
- a CDS encoding tRNA(Ile)-lysidine synthetase has translation MAGASTGSRHPLHRQVAKVIRARGLLQAGHTVLVAVSGGPDSVALLSILHDLAPAWNLSLAVVHCHYGLRGAESDDDAAFVTSLCRRWNIPCLIKPLSTARSRAGASSSLQARARDSRYRLFRRLAAELGAERVALGHTADDQAETVLLRLLRGAGVRGLAGMPPIREGLFVRPLLTISRQEILSYLEAMRLSYRIDSSNAKPIYLRNRVRHELLPVMQSLAPAVTRILARQADLLRDDDLVLEVLAKHRLTKIMLARDRTTMVLDRSSLLKQPAALQRRMLRQALQDLSSFNVPRSDLLSSLVTSLASPRSGMIWKMGAVTIACEQDRLRLTTAAPLCGSADAVHGSEGATLRPSSDDLTVSSFPWTASWPWTGALIHIRRVTRQRGTVLLARTSPAVALFDAEQLTLPLQVRAWCPGDWFCPVGMEGRRKKLQDYFTDAKLGRSVRGRIPLLLSRDAIAWVVGQRADERFAATTSTTRFILARVTQPPHRKGAL, from the coding sequence ATGGCCGGTGCTTCGACAGGTTCCCGTCATCCGCTCCATCGGCAGGTCGCCAAGGTCATTCGTGCGCGAGGACTGTTGCAAGCGGGCCACACGGTACTGGTGGCGGTCTCCGGCGGTCCTGACTCCGTGGCCCTGCTCTCGATTCTGCACGATCTTGCTCCGGCGTGGAACCTCTCGTTGGCGGTGGTGCATTGTCACTATGGCCTGCGTGGCGCCGAGTCTGACGACGACGCCGCATTCGTCACGTCGCTCTGTCGCCGATGGAACATCCCTTGCCTGATCAAGCCGCTCTCTACTGCTCGAAGCAGAGCCGGCGCATCCAGCTCACTCCAGGCGCGTGCCCGGGACTCCCGCTACCGGTTGTTTCGTCGGCTGGCTGCTGAGCTCGGTGCGGAACGGGTCGCGCTCGGGCACACGGCGGACGATCAGGCAGAAACCGTGTTGCTGCGGCTGTTACGAGGCGCCGGTGTACGGGGCTTGGCCGGCATGCCGCCCATCCGAGAGGGGCTTTTTGTCCGACCGCTGCTGACGATCTCGCGGCAGGAGATCCTGTCCTACCTGGAGGCGATGAGGTTGTCGTATCGCATCGATTCCAGCAATGCCAAGCCCATCTACCTTCGCAATCGTGTCAGGCATGAGCTGCTTCCGGTCATGCAATCCCTGGCTCCTGCCGTGACCCGGATACTGGCGCGCCAGGCCGATCTCCTGCGCGACGACGATCTGGTGCTGGAGGTGCTGGCGAAGCATCGCCTGACGAAGATCATGCTGGCTCGCGACCGGACGACCATGGTGCTCGATCGCTCATCGTTGCTCAAACAACCGGCCGCGTTGCAGCGGCGGATGCTTCGACAGGCTCTGCAGGACCTGTCGTCGTTCAACGTGCCGCGCAGCGACCTACTGTCGTCCTTGGTGACGTCCCTGGCTTCTCCACGGTCGGGAATGATCTGGAAGATGGGAGCCGTGACGATCGCTTGTGAGCAGGATCGGCTGCGGCTGACGACGGCGGCTCCGCTCTGCGGCTCCGCAGATGCGGTCCATGGATCGGAAGGCGCGACATTGAGGCCATCCTCCGACGACCTGACGGTCTCCTCCTTTCCATGGACGGCTTCCTGGCCTTGGACCGGGGCACTGATCCATATCCGACGGGTGACGCGCCAGAGAGGAACTGTCCTCCTGGCGAGAACATCTCCTGCCGTCGCTCTCTTCGATGCCGAGCAATTGACGCTGCCTTTGCAGGTGCGAGCCTGGTGTCCGGGGGATTGGTTTTGCCCCGTCGGCATGGAGGGGCGGCGAAAGAAATTGCAAGATTACTTCACAGATGCGAAACTGGGCCGATCTGTGCGAGGGCGGATACCGCTGCTGTTGTCGCGCGACGCGATTGCCTGGGTCGTCGGGCAACGAGCCGATGAGCGGTTCGCCGCCACCACCTCGACGACCCGGTTCATCCTGGCTCGTGTGACGCAGCCTCCGCACCGGAAAGGAGCCTTGTAG
- a CDS encoding Porphobilinogen deaminase, translating to MNRPTLILGTRGSKLAVQQSQWVQARLQELAPDLTITLKRIQTSGDKILDVPLAKIGGKGLFVKEIEDALLSKDIDLAVHSMKDVPTALPAGLEILCVPPREDPRDALITHDGCRLNQLKQGARIGTSSLRRQAQLLHHRPDFTIEMLRGNLDTRLRKLREGRFDAVILAAAGLKRLGWEQEITECLPVHLSLPAIAQGALGIEARGDDPFVRDLLSRFEHGPTRITVTAERALLHRLEGGCQVPIAAHAVLDGEILTLDGLVASVDGRRVVRHQIQGAATEAQHLGTRLAEMLLTDGGDVILKEIYG from the coding sequence ATGAACCGTCCGACGCTCATCCTCGGTACCCGCGGCAGCAAGTTGGCCGTGCAGCAAAGCCAGTGGGTCCAGGCACGCCTCCAGGAATTGGCGCCGGACCTCACGATCACGTTGAAACGCATTCAAACTTCAGGCGACAAGATTCTGGACGTCCCTCTGGCCAAGATCGGCGGGAAGGGCCTGTTCGTGAAAGAGATCGAGGATGCGCTGCTGAGCAAAGATATCGACCTGGCGGTCCACAGTATGAAAGATGTGCCGACCGCATTGCCGGCAGGATTGGAAATCCTGTGCGTTCCTCCGCGCGAAGATCCACGGGATGCCTTGATCACGCACGACGGCTGCCGGTTGAATCAATTGAAACAGGGCGCTCGAATCGGCACCAGCAGTTTGCGCAGACAGGCTCAACTCCTGCATCATCGTCCCGATTTTACGATCGAGATGCTGCGGGGTAATCTGGATACGCGATTGAGGAAACTCCGCGAGGGACGGTTCGATGCCGTTATTCTGGCCGCCGCCGGGCTTAAGCGGCTCGGGTGGGAACAGGAGATCACGGAATGTCTGCCGGTACACCTCAGCCTGCCGGCCATCGCTCAAGGTGCTCTCGGTATTGAAGCGCGCGGCGACGATCCGTTCGTGCGCGACCTTCTGAGCCGTTTCGAACATGGTCCCACCCGCATCACGGTAACGGCGGAACGTGCGCTGCTTCATCGTCTTGAAGGGGGATGCCAAGTTCCCATCGCCGCCCATGCGGTTCTCGATGGAGAAATCTTGACGCTTGACGGCCTGGTGGCCAGCGTGGACGGTCGACGGGTCGTTCGTCATCAGATCCAAGGTGCGGCGACCGAGGCGCAGCATCTGGGAACCAGGCTTGCAGAGATGTTGCTGACCGACGGAGGCGACGTGATCCTCAAGGAAATCTACGGATAG
- a CDS encoding Hypoxanthine-guanine phosphoribosyltransferase has translation MERIFGRPIVTQEQMRTRIRELGRQIASDYAGKDLVLVGVLKGAYAFYADLARAIRIPMRVEFIVVTSYGAGHKSSGKVKLVSDLTEPVAGKDVLLVEDIVDSGLTISYLIKTLSRRKPRSLKVCTLLSKPDRRTVDVNLEYVGFKIANKFVVGYGLDYRQKYRNLPYLAALDQADESDEREQESA, from the coding sequence ATGGAACGCATTTTTGGTCGTCCCATCGTGACGCAAGAACAGATGCGGACTCGAATCCGTGAACTCGGTCGGCAGATCGCCTCCGATTATGCGGGAAAAGATCTGGTCCTGGTCGGCGTGCTCAAAGGGGCCTATGCCTTCTATGCCGACCTGGCTCGCGCGATCCGGATTCCGATGCGGGTCGAGTTTATCGTCGTCACGAGTTATGGCGCCGGTCATAAAAGCTCCGGCAAGGTCAAGCTGGTGTCGGACCTGACGGAGCCTGTCGCAGGCAAGGATGTCTTGCTGGTGGAGGACATCGTTGATTCGGGCCTCACCATCAGTTACCTGATCAAGACGCTTTCCAGGCGGAAACCCCGCTCGTTGAAGGTCTGCACGCTCCTGAGCAAGCCGGACCGCCGGACCGTCGACGTGAATCTGGAGTACGTGGGGTTCAAGATCGCGAACAAGTTCGTGGTCGGGTACGGTCTCGATTACCGGCAGAAGTATCGCAATCTTCCTTACCTGGCCGCACTCGATCAAGCCGATGAATCAGATGAAAGGGAACAGGAGTCTGCGTGA
- a CDS encoding Cell division-associated, ATP-dependent zinc metalloprotease FtsH — MNSRVKNLLFWVVVGLFMILLFNLFSVPTHAPEDEVIFSDFMAKLDKGEVMKVTIKANHISAILKDQSRIRTYTAEYPELVKQLREKDVQIEARPPDESPWYITFLVTWGPFILFLGLWFFLMRQMQIGGNKALSFGKSRARMLTEERKKVTFSDVAGIEEAKEEVLEIIEFLKDPRKFQKLGGRIPKGVLIVGPPGTGKTLLAKAIAGEAGVPFFSISGSDFVEMFVGVGASRVRDLFEQGKKHAPCIIFIDEIDAVGRLRGAGLGGGHDEREQTLNQLLVEMDGFDTTEGVILIAATNRPDVLDPALLRPGRFDRQVVVNRPDLRGRSEILKVHTKKVPLASDVELEKIARGTPGFSGADLENLVNEAALWAARQNKKEVELIDFEMAKDKVLMGAERKSMVLSDEEKRTTAYHEAGHALMAKLLPGTDPVHKVTIIPRGRALGVTMQLPTDDRHNYSKDFLYNNLAILMGGRVAEELVLHSVTTGAGNDLERATDLARKMVCEWGMSEKLGPLTFGRKEEEIFLGREIATKRDFSEQVALEIDHEIKRLVTENYERAKRILTDNMASLKALAEALLEKEVLDALEIDQILIQGSSSQTVPA; from the coding sequence ATGAATTCACGTGTAAAGAATCTGTTGTTCTGGGTCGTGGTCGGCCTGTTCATGATATTGCTGTTCAACCTCTTCAGTGTACCGACCCACGCGCCGGAAGATGAAGTGATATTCAGCGATTTCATGGCCAAGCTGGACAAAGGCGAGGTCATGAAGGTCACGATCAAGGCCAATCATATCAGCGCCATTCTCAAAGACCAAAGCCGGATACGTACCTACACGGCCGAATATCCGGAATTGGTCAAGCAATTGCGCGAGAAGGATGTCCAGATCGAAGCCCGTCCGCCCGACGAGAGCCCGTGGTACATCACGTTCCTGGTGACCTGGGGGCCGTTCATTCTCTTCCTCGGTCTCTGGTTCTTTCTCATGCGCCAGATGCAGATCGGTGGGAACAAGGCGCTGTCGTTTGGAAAGAGCCGGGCTAGGATGCTGACCGAAGAGCGTAAGAAGGTCACCTTCTCGGATGTCGCCGGCATCGAAGAGGCCAAGGAAGAGGTCCTCGAAATCATCGAGTTTTTGAAAGACCCGAGAAAATTTCAAAAACTCGGCGGACGCATTCCCAAGGGAGTGCTCATCGTCGGTCCTCCCGGCACCGGCAAAACTCTGTTGGCCAAGGCCATTGCAGGGGAGGCGGGGGTTCCGTTCTTCAGCATCAGCGGATCGGACTTCGTCGAAATGTTCGTCGGCGTAGGCGCATCCAGGGTGCGAGACCTGTTCGAACAAGGGAAAAAACACGCGCCGTGTATCATCTTCATCGACGAAATCGATGCCGTCGGTCGCCTCCGCGGTGCCGGCCTCGGCGGGGGGCACGATGAGCGTGAACAGACACTGAACCAGCTACTGGTCGAGATGGACGGGTTCGATACGACCGAAGGCGTGATTTTGATCGCGGCCACCAATCGACCTGACGTCCTCGATCCGGCTTTGTTACGACCCGGTCGCTTCGATCGTCAAGTGGTGGTGAATCGCCCTGATTTGCGGGGTCGTTCGGAGATCCTCAAGGTCCACACCAAGAAAGTGCCCTTGGCTTCCGACGTCGAACTCGAAAAGATCGCACGCGGTACGCCTGGTTTCTCCGGAGCCGACCTCGAAAATCTGGTGAATGAAGCGGCGCTCTGGGCGGCCCGCCAGAATAAAAAAGAGGTCGAGCTGATCGACTTTGAAATGGCGAAAGACAAGGTATTGATGGGAGCCGAACGTAAGAGCATGGTGCTCAGCGACGAAGAGAAACGGACGACAGCCTACCATGAAGCCGGCCATGCGCTCATGGCGAAACTCCTGCCCGGAACGGATCCGGTCCACAAGGTGACGATCATTCCGCGTGGACGAGCGCTCGGTGTGACCATGCAACTCCCGACGGATGATCGGCACAATTACTCGAAGGACTTTCTCTACAACAACCTGGCGATCCTCATGGGCGGACGAGTGGCTGAAGAGCTGGTCCTGCACAGCGTGACGACCGGAGCGGGGAACGACTTGGAGCGAGCCACGGACCTCGCCAGAAAAATGGTGTGTGAGTGGGGCATGAGCGAAAAGTTGGGGCCTCTGACGTTCGGGAGGAAGGAAGAGGAAATTTTCCTCGGGCGAGAGATTGCCACGAAGCGTGACTTCAGCGAGCAGGTCGCACTGGAAATCGATCACGAGATCAAGCGTCTGGTTACGGAAAATTACGAGCGTGCCAAGCGTATCCTGACCGACAACATGGCGAGCCTCAAGGCGCTTGCCGAGGCGCTGTTGGAGAAGGAAGTACTCGACGCGTTGGAGATCGATCAGATCCTCATTCAAGGGTCTTCGTCGCAGACGGTTCCCGCCTAA
- a CDS encoding Uroporphyrinogen-III methyltransferase / Uroporphyrinogen-III synthase encodes MTTCKGKVYLVGAGPGDPKLLTLRGKECLEQADVVLYDYLANEALLSYVSRQAERLYVGRRGRGQYRDQSEINRLLIDYARAGKTVVRLKGGDPFVFGRGGEEAEAVAAAGLEFEVVPGVTAAVAAPAYAGIPVTHRTLASTVTFVTGHEDPTKDRSDIEWPRLATAHGTLVFLMGMTNLPKIVQCLRAEGKAGTTPAAVIRWGTRTSQQTVVGTLDDIVERAAAAHMEPPTVIVIGEVVRLRSQLNWFERRPLFGTRILVTRPKAQASEFSDLITAFGGEAVECPTIEIVPPEDGGPLDRALDRLATYNWLIFTSVNGVASFMTRLLDTGRDVRALADLTIACIGPRTADALSAYGLRADLIPEQYQAEGMLDVLVDRQMRGARVLIPRALVAREILPEQLSKQGAEVDVVPVYRTIRPTMAVDRLTEQLRARMINVISFTSSSTVRNFAELFSTQEELQRLVGEATIACIGPITASTVREMGLRVHVMAARNTIPALAEAIVQHVAGDIQHRPASTASR; translated from the coding sequence ATGACGACGTGCAAAGGAAAAGTCTATTTGGTCGGCGCCGGCCCGGGCGATCCCAAGCTGCTGACCTTGCGCGGCAAGGAATGCCTTGAGCAGGCCGATGTCGTTTTGTACGATTACCTCGCGAACGAGGCATTGTTGAGTTATGTCTCCCGGCAGGCCGAACGACTCTATGTCGGTCGCCGAGGCCGCGGACAGTATCGCGATCAATCGGAGATCAATCGTCTGTTGATCGACTATGCCCGGGCGGGAAAGACGGTGGTCCGACTGAAGGGCGGCGATCCGTTCGTGTTCGGACGAGGCGGAGAAGAGGCCGAGGCCGTCGCGGCGGCAGGCCTGGAGTTCGAGGTGGTGCCGGGAGTCACCGCCGCTGTGGCGGCGCCGGCTTATGCGGGCATTCCCGTCACCCATCGCACCTTGGCCTCCACCGTCACCTTCGTCACCGGTCACGAAGATCCCACGAAGGATCGCAGCGACATCGAGTGGCCGCGCTTGGCCACCGCGCACGGCACGCTGGTGTTTCTCATGGGTATGACGAATCTGCCGAAGATCGTCCAATGCCTGCGAGCCGAGGGGAAGGCTGGGACGACTCCTGCAGCGGTCATTCGCTGGGGCACGCGCACGTCGCAGCAGACCGTCGTGGGGACGTTGGACGATATCGTGGAGAGGGCCGCGGCGGCCCACATGGAACCGCCCACCGTCATTGTGATCGGAGAAGTGGTCCGTCTCAGGTCACAGCTGAATTGGTTCGAACGTCGGCCCCTGTTCGGAACACGTATCCTCGTGACCAGACCGAAGGCGCAGGCGTCGGAGTTTTCCGACTTGATTACGGCCTTCGGCGGAGAAGCGGTGGAATGCCCGACCATCGAGATCGTCCCTCCGGAGGACGGAGGTCCGCTCGATCGAGCCCTGGACCGGCTGGCAACCTACAACTGGTTGATCTTCACGAGTGTGAACGGGGTCGCCTCCTTCATGACCCGTTTGCTGGATACAGGGCGCGACGTGCGCGCCTTGGCCGACCTGACAATTGCCTGCATCGGGCCACGCACCGCTGATGCCCTGTCTGCCTATGGTCTGCGGGCCGATCTGATCCCGGAACAGTACCAGGCGGAAGGGATGCTGGACGTCTTGGTCGACCGGCAAATGCGTGGAGCACGGGTACTGATTCCGCGGGCCTTGGTGGCGCGAGAGATTCTGCCTGAGCAACTGAGTAAACAGGGTGCTGAGGTGGATGTCGTTCCGGTCTACCGGACGATACGTCCCACTATGGCGGTCGATCGCCTCACCGAGCAGCTTCGCGCCCGCATGATCAATGTCATCTCGTTCACCAGCTCGTCGACGGTGCGGAATTTCGCAGAGCTGTTTTCGACACAGGAGGAGCTGCAGCGGCTGGTCGGGGAAGCGACCATCGCCTGTATCGGTCCCATTACTGCGTCCACTGTCCGTGAAATGGGTCTCAGGGTACATGTGATGGCGGCGCGGAATACGATCCCTGCGCTGGCAGAGGCCATCGTGCAACATGTGGCGGGTGACATCCAACATCGGCCCGCTTCGACGGCGAGTCGATGA
- a CDS encoding Dihydropteroate synthase, translating into MTGVTVTSSKHLVLTAGPQTFHLESGPLVMGILNVTPDSFSDGGVYVTVDQALSRAKQMQEEGADIIDVGAESSRPGARPIDESEELRRLIPVLEAVCGGVSIPISVDTTKAAVARRAIQAGATIVNDISALYGDPLMASLVAETGAAVVLMHMQGTPQTMQQSPRYRNVVDEVSLFLRERTQVALDHGIRPSQIILDPGFGFGKLQEHNLQLLAEFDMLTRLGYPVLAGLSRKQFIGHLTGRQVHERDYGTAGAVAVAVLKGAHIIRAHDVRAMRDTITVVSTIARRSRSGAEESHA; encoded by the coding sequence TTGACCGGCGTCACCGTGACCTCCTCCAAACATCTTGTTTTAACGGCGGGACCACAGACTTTCCACCTGGAATCCGGTCCGTTGGTGATGGGCATTTTGAATGTCACTCCTGATTCCTTTTCAGACGGCGGAGTCTATGTCACGGTCGACCAAGCCCTGAGCCGTGCCAAGCAAATGCAGGAAGAAGGGGCCGATATTATCGACGTCGGTGCCGAGTCTTCCCGGCCCGGCGCACGACCAATCGACGAATCCGAAGAACTCCGGCGCCTCATTCCGGTACTGGAGGCGGTCTGTGGGGGCGTTTCGATCCCCATTTCGGTCGATACGACCAAAGCGGCCGTCGCCCGCCGGGCGATTCAGGCCGGTGCGACCATCGTCAACGACATCAGCGCGTTGTACGGCGATCCGCTCATGGCATCACTGGTGGCGGAAACCGGTGCCGCCGTGGTCCTCATGCATATGCAGGGAACACCACAGACTATGCAGCAATCGCCTCGGTATCGGAACGTCGTCGATGAAGTCTCCCTGTTCCTCCGCGAACGAACACAGGTCGCGCTCGATCATGGCATCCGGCCAAGTCAGATCATTCTTGACCCAGGCTTCGGTTTTGGTAAGCTCCAAGAGCATAACCTTCAACTGCTCGCTGAATTCGATATGTTGACTCGTCTCGGTTATCCCGTGCTCGCCGGATTGTCCCGCAAACAGTTCATCGGTCACCTGACAGGGCGGCAGGTTCATGAACGGGACTACGGCACCGCAGGCGCGGTGGCGGTTGCGGTACTCAAAGGAGCCCATATCATTCGTGCGCACGACGTTCGAGCCATGCGGGACACGATTACGGTCGTGTCAACCATCGCCCGCCGTTCTCGTTCAGGTGCAGAGGAGTCTCATGCGTAA
- a CDS encoding Porphobilinogen synthase: MAFPIQRLRRLREKEPLRRMVRETRLTPNDFIYPVFVTEGQGRREPIVSMPGQSRLSVDVLVKEALDVKALGIPAMILFGIPDRKDERGSSGYDPEGIVQRALRTLKTEVPDLMLITDVCIDEYTSHGHCGIVRQGKILNDETLDCLRAMAKTHAQAGADMVAPSDMMDGRVAAIRDELDRAGFVDIPIMAYAAKFASCFYAPFRDAADSSPQFGDRQSYQMDPANRREALREIELDIEEGADIIMVKPGLPYLDVISAARERTLLPIAAYQVSGEYSMIKAAAQAGWLDERRAMLESLLSIKRAGADMILTYFAKEAAALLQ; the protein is encoded by the coding sequence ATGGCTTTTCCGATTCAGCGCTTGCGCCGTCTTCGTGAAAAGGAACCGTTGCGGCGGATGGTTCGCGAAACGAGACTGACGCCGAACGACTTCATCTATCCGGTCTTCGTCACCGAAGGCCAGGGGCGTCGGGAGCCGATCGTTTCCATGCCGGGGCAATCGCGGTTGTCCGTCGATGTGCTGGTGAAGGAAGCGCTCGACGTGAAGGCCCTGGGCATTCCGGCCATGATCCTCTTCGGGATTCCGGATCGGAAAGACGAACGCGGGAGTTCCGGTTACGATCCGGAGGGGATTGTGCAACGTGCCCTCCGCACCCTCAAAACGGAGGTGCCGGATCTGATGCTCATTACCGATGTCTGCATCGATGAGTATACGAGTCACGGCCATTGCGGCATCGTCCGGCAGGGGAAGATCCTCAACGACGAGACGCTGGATTGTCTCCGGGCCATGGCGAAGACCCACGCCCAGGCCGGAGCCGACATGGTTGCACCCTCCGACATGATGGACGGACGGGTGGCCGCGATTCGCGACGAGTTGGATCGGGCCGGGTTCGTCGACATCCCCATCATGGCCTATGCGGCGAAATTCGCCTCGTGTTTTTACGCGCCCTTTCGCGATGCGGCCGACTCCAGCCCCCAATTCGGTGATCGGCAGTCCTACCAGATGGACCCGGCCAACAGGCGTGAAGCCTTGCGTGAAATTGAGCTGGACATTGAGGAGGGGGCCGACATCATCATGGTGAAACCGGGTCTGCCGTACCTGGATGTGATCAGCGCCGCACGCGAACGGACCCTCCTGCCGATCGCCGCTTACCAGGTGAGCGGGGAATACAGCATGATCAAGGCGGCCGCCCAGGCAGGCTGGTTGGACGAGCGCCGCGCCATGCTGGAATCGCTTCTGTCGATCAAGCGGGCCGGTGCCGACATGATCCTCACCTATTTTGCCAAAGAGGCTGCCGCACTTCTGCAGTGA